From Woronichinia naegeliana WA131, the proteins below share one genomic window:
- a CDS encoding diheme cytochrome c: MLKLTRSLFTTLLLLMLGLGIMGLGWGLAQALTLPVVAVSVPLLADNTPIAPPPPKSSEIKNSLLVDPVPTRYQPGLDAYLENCASCHIAIPPEVLPTESWREILRRPDNHFGTVIPNFNRLTQLLIWDYVSTFSRVLPPDTPVPLYAEKSRYFRALHPRVPIPADMTAKTCIVCHPNVAQFDFRTLTPEWNDAP; encoded by the coding sequence ATGTTGAAATTGACGCGATCGCTGTTCACAACATTATTACTCTTGATGCTGGGATTGGGAATAATGGGACTTGGTTGGGGATTAGCCCAGGCCCTAACGCTTCCTGTCGTGGCAGTTTCCGTTCCTCTGCTGGCAGATAATACACCGATCGCGCCCCCTCCCCCCAAATCTTCAGAGATCAAAAACTCCCTACTCGTTGATCCGGTTCCCACCCGTTATCAGCCAGGCTTAGATGCTTATCTCGAAAATTGCGCCAGTTGCCATATTGCCATTCCCCCGGAAGTTTTGCCGACAGAAAGCTGGAGAGAAATTCTGCGTCGTCCTGATAATCACTTTGGCACTGTTATTCCCAACTTCAATCGCTTAACCCAATTGCTGATCTGGGACTATGTCAGTACTTTTTCCCGCGTCTTACCGCCCGATACTCCTGTCCCACTCTATGCAGAAAAATCTCGTTATTTCCGTGCTTTACACCCACGAGTGCCGATTCCGGCTGATATGACCGCTAAAACCTGTATTGTCTGTCATCCTAATGTGGCTCAGTTTGATTTTCGGACTTTAACGCCAGAATGGAATGATGCACCTTAA